In Catellicoccus marimammalium M35/04/3, the following proteins share a genomic window:
- the hdhA gene encoding 7alpha-hydroxysteroid dehydrogenase has protein sequence MLENKVAVVTAASRGIGLAISHRLVEEGAIVYMAVRDSEKNRKLVQELHAENDRYRHVIYDAYDFSSYEPMMKEVAEKEGKIDILINNFGHTDTKKDLTLLEGDSEAFFDVVNINLASVYYTCKYAIPYMQEQNQGSIINISSVAGNTPDISRLAYSTSKAAVNSLTKNIAVQYAQNGIRANAILPGLVATDAALNNMSESFLNTFLKHVPLKRVATPDDIANLAVFLASDQSSFITGELIPVAGGFGLPTPIYGDVMEDASRRG, from the coding sequence ATGTTAGAAAATAAAGTTGCGGTTGTAACTGCTGCCAGTCGTGGAATTGGTTTAGCTATTTCTCATCGTTTAGTAGAAGAAGGTGCCATTGTTTATATGGCTGTTCGTGATAGTGAGAAAAATCGTAAATTAGTACAAGAATTACATGCTGAAAACGATCGTTATCGCCATGTTATTTATGATGCTTATGATTTTTCATCTTATGAACCAATGATGAAAGAAGTCGCAGAAAAAGAAGGAAAAATTGATATTTTGATCAATAACTTTGGCCATACAGATACAAAAAAAGATTTAACACTTTTAGAAGGAGACAGCGAAGCATTCTTTGATGTCGTCAATATTAACCTAGCAAGTGTTTACTATACATGTAAATATGCAATTCCTTATATGCAAGAACAAAATCAAGGTTCTATTATTAATATTTCTTCTGTCGCTGGAAATACACCTGATATTTCTCGTTTAGCTTATAGCACATCAAAAGCTGCAGTAAATTCTTTAACCAAAAATATTGCTGTTCAATACGCTCAAAATGGAATTCGCGCAAATGCTATTCTACCAGGATTGGTTGCAACCGATGCTGCACTAAATAATATGAGTGAATCATTCTTAAATACATTTTTAAAACACGTGCCATTAAAACGTGTCGCAACACCAGATGATATTGCGAACCTAGCTGTCTTTTTAGCGAGCGATCAATCTTCATTCATTACTGGAGAATTAATTCCTGTTGCTGGTGGTTTTGGCTTACCTACTCCTATTTATGGAGATGTCATGGAAGACGCTTCTCGTCGTGGATAA
- a CDS encoding universal stress protein, with translation MCYHNIILAIDNDQTAQRLFKKLPMLANDQSNIYVVNVISYPDELLGMNGVAAPIENEDNIEDYHIQKHKDFVINEIKKAHLEDDERIHPYVVTGDPRQVLSHELPDELAADLILLGRNNEVKLSDAILLGSTTKYVTHHAPCDVLLVH, from the coding sequence ATGTGTTATCATAATATTATTTTAGCAATTGATAATGATCAAACAGCACAACGTTTATTTAAAAAATTACCAATGCTTGCTAATGATCAATCAAACATTTATGTCGTCAATGTTATTAGTTATCCAGATGAACTTTTAGGAATGAATGGAGTAGCTGCTCCTATTGAAAATGAAGATAATATTGAAGATTATCACATTCAAAAGCATAAAGATTTCGTAATCAACGAAATTAAAAAAGCTCATCTAGAAGATGATGAAAGAATCCATCCTTATGTTGTTACCGGTGATCCAAGACAAGTATTAAGTCATGAATTACCAGATGAATTAGCGGCTGATTTAATTCTTTTAGGTCGAAATAATGAAGTAAAATTAAGTGATGCTATCCTTTTAGGAAGTACTACAAAATATGTAACTCATCATGCACCTTGTGATGTATTACTTGTTCATTAA
- a CDS encoding class I SAM-dependent methyltransferase, whose translation MNHYYTNDESLAHHYETIPFSFADTTLQFRTDNGVFSKNAIDYGSRVLLQAFYQTHEEITGTLLDVGCGYGAMGITLAKIYHIPVDMVDVNLRAMDLARHNALKNGVQKETHIFESDAYRNVEKNDYHYIVTNPPIRAGKKVVHTILEEAYSHLAPQGELWVVIQKKQGAPSAQKKMEEVFGNVEIITKDKGYYILRSIKM comes from the coding sequence ATGAATCACTATTATACCAATGATGAATCTTTAGCTCATCATTATGAAACGATTCCTTTTTCTTTTGCTGATACAACACTTCAATTCCGCACAGATAATGGTGTTTTTTCTAAGAATGCAATTGATTATGGTTCTCGTGTTTTATTACAAGCGTTTTATCAAACCCATGAGGAAATTACAGGAACATTATTAGATGTTGGTTGTGGTTATGGAGCAATGGGAATTACCTTGGCAAAAATTTATCATATTCCTGTAGATATGGTTGATGTAAACTTACGTGCTATGGATTTAGCTCGTCATAATGCTTTAAAAAATGGAGTCCAAAAAGAAACTCATATTTTTGAGTCTGATGCTTACCGTAATGTAGAGAAAAACGATTATCATTATATTGTTACAAACCCACCAATTCGTGCAGGTAAAAAAGTAGTTCATACTATTTTAGAAGAAGCCTATTCACATCTAGCACCACAAGGAGAACTTTGGGTTGTGATTCAAAAAAAACAAGGAGCACCTAGCGCGCAAAAGAAAATGGAAGAAGTCTTTGGAAATGTTGAAATTATCACTAAAGATAAGGGATATTACATTCTACGCAGTATAAAAATGTAA